The genomic stretch TGGTTATTTTAACTCTCATATCACCGATACGGATAATATTATCTTCTTGGATAATTTCATAGCCTATTATCTCCAAGCCGAATACGGTTGATAAAACAGTCCAGCGCACTAAAGGTTTTGCTACGGCATCCTCAAGTGTGGACCAATAAGACTGAAGAAAGGCAATTAAAACTAAGCTGGCCAGAAACCACACAATAATTTTAGATATTTTAGAGTTTGTCATTTTATTCCTCGCTTTCAAGTATAAAGTTTTTAACGTTCTATTTTTTGTGCCTGGGGTGGGACTCGAACCCACATGAGATTGCTCTCACATCGTTTTGAGCGATGCGCGTAAACCAATTCCGCCACCCAGGCTTTTTTAACTTTCTTATTCTACCACTTTTTTCTCAAATTGGCAATCTTTATTGGAGCACTTGATTTGCTTCTTTTTTGTTTCAATTAATAGTGTATTACATTCTGGGCATTTTTCATTTATAGGCTTGTCCCACAAAGCAAAATCGCATTTTGGAAATTGATTGCAGCCATAAAATACTTTCCTAGTTTTAGTCCTTTTCTCAGTAATTTCTCCTTTGCCGCATTTAGGACATTTTATCCCCAAGGTTTTTTCTTCTAAGGATTCAGTATATTTACATTTTGGGAAATTGGGACAAGCATAAAATCTTCCGAATTTCCCTAAGCGGATTACCAAAAGAGCTCCACATTTCGGACATTTCTTTTTAGTCGGCTTTTCAGTAATATCTTTCTTATCAACTTCTTGATATTTTTTCCGGAGATTTTTCTCAAAAGGGCCATAAAAATCTTGGCAAACTTCAACCCATTTTTCTTTTCCTTGGGCAATTTCGTCTAAATCCTCTTCCATCTCCGCGGTAAATTTAATATTTACAATTTTGGGAAAGTGTTTTACTAAAAGGTCATTAACCACTATTCCAATTTCGGTTGGACAGAATTTCTTTTGTTCATCTTTTTCAATATAATTTCTGTTTTGAATTGTTGATAAAATTGGGGCATAGGTTGAAGGGCGACCAATTCCATTTTGCTCCAAAGCTTTGATTAAAGTAGCTTCACTATATCTTTGGGGAGGTTGGGTAAAATGTTGAGAGGGGATAAGTTTGATTAAATCTAATATTTCTTTTTCTTTTAAGTCAGGTAATTCATTTTCTTCAAACTTAAGGGGATAAACTTTTAAGAATCCATCAAATTTCATAATCTGCCCACTAGCTCGAAAAGTATATTTGTTTCTTGCTTCGATTTCGACGACAGTCGAATCGAATCTCGCCTGAGCCATTTGTGATGAAATGAATCTCCGCCAAATAAGATCATAGAGTTTTTGCTGGTTTTTCTCTAATTTTATCTGTTCTGGTGTTTTTTGGGCAAAGGTAGGACGGATTGCTTCATGAGCTTCTTGGACCCTGCCTTTTGCTTTATATTTTCTTAGAAATCCTGCCCAATATTCTTTGCCAAAATTTTTTTCAATAAATTTTTTAGCTGCAAAGAGAGAAAGATTAGAAAGATTTAAAGAATCGGTTCGGTGATAAGTAATATGTCCCTTTTCATAAAGTTGCTGTGCAAGACCCATTGTAAATCTTGCTGGAAACTTAAATCTTTTCCAGGCCTCTTGTTGGAGAGTGCTGGTAGTAAATGGCGGTAGGGGATTCTTTTTTACTTCTTTTTTCTCAATTTTTCCAACCTTATATTCAGCTCCATCCAAATCTTTAACAATCTTATCTGTTTCTTTTTTTGTTTTAATACCAAGTTTGGGAATTGCCTTATCATCTTTTTTGACAAGCAGGGCGCTAAATTTGTTTTCTTGTTTCTGCTTTTTAAGCAAAGCTTCGATTGTCCAATACTCTTGAGGAACAAAATTTTCAATTTCTTTTTCTCTTCCCACCACTAATCTTACCGTGACTGATTGGACTCTTCCAGCAGATAACCTCCGGGCCACTTTTTTCCATAAAAAAGGCGAGAGTTTATAACCAACAATTCTGTCTAGGATTCTTCGTGCCTGTTGAGCGTCAACTAAATCCTTGTTAATTCCTCTGGGATTTTTCAGGGCTTGGTCAATTGCTGATTTAGTAATTTCATGAAAAACAATTCTTTCTGGTTTTTTTAAATCAAGAGCTTGGGAAAGATGCCAGGCAATAGCTTCTCCTTCTCTGTCTTCATCAGTAGCCAAAATAGTTATTTTGGCTTTTTGAACTTCGCTTTTTAGAGTCCGAATAACTTTTTCTGATTTTAGAGGAATAATATATTTTGGTTTAAAATCTTTTCCAATATCCACACCAAGCTCATCTTCCGGCAAATCTCGGATGTGCCCAAAAGAAGACCTAACTGTATAGTTGGGCCCTAAAAAGCCTTGAAGGGTTTTTGATTTAGTTGGGCTTTCGACAATAACGAGGTTCATAAAATTTCCAATTTTCGATTAA from Patescibacteria group bacterium encodes the following:
- the topA gene encoding type I DNA topoisomerase translates to MNLVIVESPTKSKTLQGFLGPNYTVRSSFGHIRDLPEDELGVDIGKDFKPKYIIPLKSEKVIRTLKSEVQKAKITILATDEDREGEAIAWHLSQALDLKKPERIVFHEITKSAIDQALKNPRGINKDLVDAQQARRILDRIVGYKLSPFLWKKVARRLSAGRVQSVTVRLVVGREKEIENFVPQEYWTIEALLKKQKQENKFSALLVKKDDKAIPKLGIKTKKETDKIVKDLDGAEYKVGKIEKKEVKKNPLPPFTTSTLQQEAWKRFKFPARFTMGLAQQLYEKGHITYHRTDSLNLSNLSLFAAKKFIEKNFGKEYWAGFLRKYKAKGRVQEAHEAIRPTFAQKTPEQIKLEKNQQKLYDLIWRRFISSQMAQARFDSTVVEIEARNKYTFRASGQIMKFDGFLKVYPLKFEENELPDLKEKEILDLIKLIPSQHFTQPPQRYSEATLIKALEQNGIGRPSTYAPILSTIQNRNYIEKDEQKKFCPTEIGIVVNDLLVKHFPKIVNIKFTAEMEEDLDEIAQGKEKWVEVCQDFYGPFEKNLRKKYQEVDKKDITEKPTKKKCPKCGALLVIRLGKFGRFYACPNFPKCKYTESLEEKTLGIKCPKCGKGEITEKRTKTRKVFYGCNQFPKCDFALWDKPINEKCPECNTLLIETKKKQIKCSNKDCQFEKKVVE